From the genome of Streptomyces sp. NBC_00659, one region includes:
- a CDS encoding GNAT family N-acetyltransferase — protein MSDDGKTRIRFAENADAALIARIHMTSRSATMPYLPPQKRSHEQVTRWVQDVLLKLCRTWVAVRDAEIIGYAALDGNMLEHLYLRPDVRRQGIGTLLLDEVRRHSPDGVSLHVFQQNTDARAFYESHSFTVLDTNDGDRNMENLPDMTLRWTPNSVQ, from the coding sequence GTGAGTGATGATGGCAAGACTCGGATCCGATTCGCGGAGAATGCAGATGCAGCCCTGATCGCGCGCATCCACATGACCTCTCGGTCGGCGACCATGCCCTACCTGCCCCCGCAGAAGCGCAGTCACGAGCAGGTGACCCGATGGGTCCAGGACGTCCTGCTCAAGCTATGTCGCACTTGGGTCGCAGTGCGTGATGCCGAGATCATCGGCTACGCGGCCCTCGACGGCAACATGCTCGAACACCTCTATTTGCGCCCGGACGTCCGCCGGCAAGGAATCGGCACGCTACTGCTCGATGAGGTCAGGCGGCACAGCCCTGACGGGGTGTCCCTGCACGTCTTTCAGCAGAACACCGATGCCCGCGCGTTCTACGAGAGCCACAGTTTCACCGTCCTCGACACCAACGATGGTGATCGCAACATGGAGAACCTGCCCGACATGACGCTTCGCTGGACGCCGAACAGCGTCCAGTAA
- a CDS encoding ricin-type beta-trefoil lectin domain protein — protein MAATVTGTLNAEAAVPPTPSGFTLTWSDDFSGASGTGIDQSLWKYDTGPGSNFGTGEIETMTNSTSNVYYDGQGHLVLQALHSGSDPRGGWTSGRVETQSAAFGAPAGGVVRIESVLQQPNVTTANGAGYWPAFWMLGAPLRDGVTWPKSGEIDIMEDINGRSSVFSTLHCGVNPGGPCNESTGIGSGERACAGCQTGFHDYAAEIDRSVSPEQIRFYLDGNNFFTVSANQVDATTWADAVDHPFFIIYDLAIGGGFPDAFGGGPNASTVSGGKLVVDSVAVYNKGPGSGGGGGSSTGQTITGPGGKCVDVAGDDTGGDGTAVQLWDCQSAAKDQHWTWSGQTLQTLGKCLDIAGGNSAAGTKLQLATCNSGGYQAWVRQSDGSLKNPASGRCIDSPSGATANGTRLQLWDCNSSGAQNFAIGTPVYGPGGKCVDVAGDDTGGDGTAIQLWDCQQATSLDQKWTWNGQTLRTLGKCLDIAGGVNTAGTQLQLATCNGGAYQNWIANADGSMSNPVTGRCIDSPSGATANGTRLQIWDCNSSGAQKFALA, from the coding sequence ATGGCGGCCACCGTCACCGGGACGCTGAACGCCGAAGCGGCAGTGCCCCCGACGCCGTCGGGCTTCACGCTCACCTGGAGCGACGACTTCAGCGGTGCGTCCGGCACCGGCATCGACCAGAGCCTGTGGAAGTACGACACCGGGCCGGGAAGCAACTTCGGCACCGGCGAGATCGAGACCATGACCAACAGCACCTCGAACGTCTATTACGACGGCCAGGGGCATCTGGTTCTCCAAGCGCTGCATTCCGGTTCCGACCCGCGGGGCGGATGGACCTCCGGGCGCGTGGAGACCCAGTCGGCGGCATTTGGCGCCCCGGCCGGCGGAGTCGTACGTATCGAGTCCGTCCTCCAGCAGCCCAACGTCACCACCGCCAACGGCGCGGGCTACTGGCCGGCGTTCTGGATGCTCGGCGCGCCGCTGCGCGACGGTGTGACCTGGCCGAAGTCCGGCGAGATCGACATCATGGAGGACATCAACGGCCGCAGCTCCGTTTTCAGCACCCTCCACTGCGGCGTGAACCCGGGCGGGCCGTGCAACGAGTCGACCGGCATCGGCTCGGGTGAACGCGCCTGCGCCGGCTGCCAGACCGGCTTCCACGACTACGCGGCGGAGATCGACCGCTCGGTGTCGCCGGAGCAGATCAGGTTCTACCTCGACGGGAACAACTTCTTCACCGTCAGCGCCAACCAGGTGGACGCGACGACCTGGGCCGACGCGGTCGACCACCCCTTCTTCATCATCTACGACCTGGCGATCGGCGGCGGCTTCCCCGACGCCTTCGGTGGGGGCCCGAACGCGTCGACGGTCTCCGGCGGCAAACTGGTCGTCGACTCCGTGGCCGTCTACAACAAGGGGCCTGGCTCCGGGGGCGGCGGCGGTTCGTCGACCGGCCAGACGATCACCGGACCGGGCGGCAAGTGTGTCGATGTGGCGGGTGACGACACCGGCGGCGACGGCACCGCGGTCCAGCTGTGGGACTGCCAGTCGGCGGCCAAGGACCAGCACTGGACCTGGAGCGGCCAGACCCTCCAGACCCTCGGCAAATGCCTGGACATCGCCGGCGGCAACAGCGCCGCGGGTACGAAGTTGCAGCTCGCCACGTGCAACAGCGGCGGCTACCAGGCATGGGTGCGGCAGAGCGACGGCTCGCTGAAGAACCCGGCCAGCGGCCGGTGCATCGACTCGCCGTCGGGTGCCACCGCGAACGGCACACGCCTCCAGCTCTGGGACTGCAACAGCTCCGGCGCCCAGAACTTCGCCATCGGTACCCCGGTCTACGGACCGGGCGGCAAGTGTGTGGACGTGGCGGGTGACGACACCGGCGGCGACGGCACCGCGATCCAGCTGTGGGACTGCCAGCAGGCAACCTCGCTCGACCAGAAGTGGACGTGGAACGGTCAGACCCTGCGCACGCTGGGCAAGTGCCTGGACATCGCGGGCGGTGTCAACACGGCGGGCACGCAACTCCAGTTGGCCACCTGCAACGGCGGTGCCTACCAGAACTGGATCGCCAACGCCGACGGCTCGATGTCCAACCCGGTCACCGGCCGGTGCATCGACTCACCCTCCGGCGCCACCGCGAACGGCACACGCCTCCAGATCTGGGACTGCAACAGCTCCGGCGCCCAGAAGTTCGCCCTGGCATGA
- a CDS encoding ankyrin repeat domain-containing protein, with protein sequence MNQRQRKKLSRRLFNAIPVGDTAVVKAVLRTGANPEQADSEGTTPLYAASVNGEAEIARLLLTAGASPDTESSGIGAEGTPLCAAASWGHTETVRALLAHGADPNAQEDHGTGWSPLDWANNGPHPATVALLITAGATTNRRTT encoded by the coding sequence ATGAACCAGCGGCAGCGAAAGAAGCTCTCACGGCGCCTCTTCAACGCAATTCCGGTGGGTGACACCGCTGTCGTGAAGGCGGTTCTGCGGACTGGGGCCAACCCGGAGCAAGCCGACAGCGAAGGCACAACCCCTCTGTACGCCGCATCCGTGAACGGAGAAGCCGAGATCGCCCGCCTGCTTCTCACGGCCGGCGCCTCCCCTGACACCGAGAGCAGCGGAATCGGCGCAGAGGGCACGCCGTTGTGCGCAGCCGCAAGCTGGGGGCACACCGAGACGGTGCGCGCGCTGTTGGCGCACGGTGCCGATCCGAATGCACAGGAAGATCACGGCACGGGCTGGTCCCCCTTGGACTGGGCGAACAACGGCCCCCACCCCGCAACTGTCGCTCTCCTCATCACGGCGGGCGCCACCACCAACCGGCGAACGACGTAG